A stretch of DNA from Desulfosarcina ovata subsp. ovata:
CGTTTTTATCAAATCCCAGTACATCGAACGGTTGAAGCTCTCCTGGCAGTTGGATGGCCCCGTGGCTGCAGCCATCGCGTCCGGCGTCTCGCCCGCGCGGGTGCCCATGGTGCGGGTGCGACTGCGCAACAACGGCCTGCGTGTCCAAAAAAGGGGACGGCAGTTTTTATGCCGTTTTTTTGAGTGCATGCCTGACGACGAACCCGACTACCTGGCCTGCCTTGACCTGGTGCTGCCGTTGCTGGAACGGGCCAGGGGGGATGCCGACTTTTACGACCCGTTGGTGAACCATAAACGGGAGCTTTTTCGCACTCTGCAGCAGGCCCGGCGTTTCGAGACCCTAATGCGCCAGTCCAACATGGAGATGCTGATGCTTCAGGGCGTCCGGGCGCCCCATGCCGACAGTGGCCAACTGCTGGAACAGATGCGTCTGATCGATCGGATCTGTCTGGGGGTTTTCGGCCACACCGAGACCCTGCAACTGCCCATGGAAGAACCGCAGCGTGAGATTGCCGACCTGGACGATACCGGAGCCGTCATCCGCTCTTTATGGCGCTGACCCGGTGCCGGGCGTATTTACAAACCCGATGAAATGGGATAGTCATTTCCACGCAGACGACCGATGCGGCGCTGTCGGCGCCGGTAGACGGACCGGAAAGGAAAGGGCGTTATGAAACGCATTGCCATTGTTATTATGCTGTCCCTGTTTGCCGGGGTGATGATGGGCGGGCTGGCGCCGGCATCTGCGGTGACGGAGGCTGAAAAGACCATCGACACGATTATTGCCGGTGTTGAATCGCGTTACAATGTCACCGGATTTACTGCGGAATTCGACCAGGAGTCGATTCTCAAGGCCATGGCGGTGACCGATACGGCCTCCGGCCGATTGATGGTACGGCAACCGGGCAAAATGCGCTGGGAGTACCTCGTGCCGGAACCCCAGACCATTATCACCGACGGCCGTGACCTGTGGGTGTTCAGGCCGGAGGAGAACCAAGTGATGGTGGGCAAGGCGCCGGCTTTTTTT
This window harbors:
- a CDS encoding LolA family protein encodes the protein MKRIAIVIMLSLFAGVMMGGLAPASAVTEAEKTIDTIIAGVESRYNVTGFTAEFDQESILKAMAVTDTASGRLMVRQPGKMRWEYLVPEPQTIITDGRDLWVFRPEENQVMVGKAPAFFGEGKGAGFLSNIKTVRNSFRISLETADDPEFYRLRMVPDKASADLIEVKLDVARESFDVVRIITVNVYGDETRIELKNVDFTATPSESLFRFEAPAGADVLQMNP